In Xanthomonas campestris pv. phormiicola, the DNA window CGTGTATCTCGATACGATGGTCCTGCTCGGCAGCCTGTCCACGCGCTATCCGGGAGCGCTGCGCTGGGCGTTCGCGTTCGGCGCCTGCCTGGCGAGCGTGGTGTGGTTCTGCGGCCTGGGGTATGGCGCGCGGCTGCTGCAGCCGGTGTTCCGCAATCCCCGCGCATGGCGGGTACTGGACGCCTGCATCGCGGTGTTCATGCTGGCGCTGTGCCTGTTGCTGTTGCTGCGGCCGCTCGGCTGACTGCCTCGGTCGGGCTGTTTCCGAGCCGGCGACGCGCACGCGCCGCATGCGCGGTATGTTCAACGCGCCGTTTCATCCGCAATCGCCGATGAGCGCTGCTTCCCGGGCACGTAGACGGTGGCTCGCGAGGACGCTCCTCCCACCGCAAGGCCAGGCCTGCGGGCAGCGAGTCTGCGGCGGTTGCGCCGCGCTTCGCAGGGTTTTTGCCACGCCGCGCCCGCACGGTGGGATTGCGCTCGAACGCGATGCAGGTCGCGCCACTCGCCTGCGGCGCGAAGCGGAGATGGACGAGCGCTGCGGCGAGACGGCGGTCGAACGTGCGCCTGTGCGTATAATAATCATTCTCGTTATCGGACGGCGCCGGCACATCTGCGATTGGCGCCGTCCCTGTCACAAGGATCCGTTGATGCGTTTGCTGTGTTCCCTGTCCGTCGCGGTGCTTCCGCTGGCGGCTGCCGTCACTGTCGCCCGGGCGCAGTCGCCCTCCCCGCAAACCTTGGATACCGTGGTCGTCAGCGCCTCGCGCACCGACCAGCCCGCGGAGACCGCGCCGCAGACGGTGGTGGTGATCGACCAGCAGGAGATCGCGCAGCAGCTGACCATCAGCAGCAATTCGTCGGACCTGCTGTCCAGCCTGCTGCCGTCGTATACGCCGAGCCGCGGCAAGATGAACGGCAGCGGCGAGACCTTGCGCGGACGCACGCCGCTGATCCTGGTCGACGGCATCCCGCAGTCCAACCCGCTGCGCCCGACCGGGCGCGAGGCGCACACGATCGACTACGCGATGGTCGAGCGCATCGAGGTGATCCAGGGCGCCAACGCGATGAACGGCCTGGGCGCCACCGGCGGCACCATCAATCTGGTCACGCGCCGCCCGCAGCCGGGCGCGCTCAACCAGCATGTCGAGGTGCAGGCGACCGTGCCGACCACCGACGTCGATGCCGAGACCACGACCTACAGGACCAGCTACCGCATCGACGGGCGCCGCGACAAGCTCGACTACCTGTTCGCGGTCGGCTACGAGGACCAGGGCCTGTATCTGGACGGCGACGGGCGCGCGATCGGCACCGACGTGACCCAGGGCGATCTGATGGCCACCCGCGCCTACGACGTGCACGCCAAGCTGGGCTACTGGATCGACGACCGGCAGGAGCTGCAGTTCAGTTCCAACCGCTACCGGATCAAGTCCAAGGCCGAGTACCTGAGCGTGGCCGGCGATCGCGAACTCGGCATCCCGACCACCTCGGTGCGCGGCCGGCCCGAAGGCACGCCGCCGTGGAACGACGTATGGACCACCGGCCTGTCCTATGCCCACCACGATCTGGCCGGCATGGAGCTGAAGGCGATGGTGTTCAACCAGGAGTTCGAGGGCCTGTTCGGCGCCGACAACTCGGCCACCTTCCAGGATCCGCGCATCGCGCCCAACGGCACGCTGTACGACCAGTCGCGCTCGGTCGCGTCCAAGTGGGGTTCCAAGACCAGCCTGGGCAAGGACGACCTGCTCGATGGCCGGCTCAAGCTCACCGGCGGCTTCGACACCCTGTGGGACAGCGGCAAGCAGGACCTGTATGGCACCGGCCGCACCTATGTGCCCGAGTCGGAATACCGCGACCTGGCCGCGTTCCTGCAGGGCGAATACCGGCTGCTGCCGCAGCTGACCGTGCATGGCGGCGTGCGCCACGAAGACGCGAAGCTGCGCATCGACAGCTACCAGACCCTGGCCCGCTACAACCGCGTGCAGGTGCAGGGCGGCACCCTGTCGTTCGCCGAGACGCTTTACAACGCCGGCGCGGTGCTGGCGCCGAGCGAGCGCTTCAACGTCTTCGCCAGCTATTCCGAGGGCTTCGGCATGCCCGACGTGGGCCGCGTGCTGCGCTCGATCAACACCCCGGGGACCACGGTCGCCAGCCTGAGCGCGCTGCAGCCGGTGCTGACCCGCAACGTCGAACTGGGCACGCGCCTGCGCGGCGAGGCGTGGGATGTCGATGTCGGCTTGTTCCAGTCGCGCTCGGACTACGGCACCCGGGTGATCGCGGTGGACGGCGCGTTCCAGATGGCGCGGGAGAAGACCCGCATCGAAGGCGTGGATGCCAGCGCCAAGTATCGGCTCAACGAGCGGCAGCGCCTCGGCCTGGCCTATGCGTATACGCGCGGGCGCTACGACAGCGACGGCAACGGCACGCTGGATGCGCACCTGGACGGATTGAACATCGCGCCCAACCGCGTCGTCGGCAGCTGGTCGTCGCAATGGACGCCGCGGCTGTCCAGCTTCGTGCAGGCGCAGTACGCGTTCGGCCGCAGCTTCGACGATCCGCAAAAGCGGTTCAGCGGCTACGCGCTGGTCGATGCGGCGCTGAACTACCGGCTGCGCCAGGGCGAACTGCGCCTGGCCGTCGCCAACCTGCTCGATCGCCAGTACATCACCTACTACTCGCAGAGCGCGCTGGTCGAACCGGACCGCTACTTCGCCGGGCGCGGGCGCACGCTGACGGTGGGCTACGGCCTGGATTTCTGAGCCGCCGCCTGGCGCGGCGCGGACGTGACGCGCGCGGGTCCGTTCCCTGCCGTGCGCGCGTCGCCACGCTGTGCCGTTGGCGCTGGAGGCGAGGGAGTGTCGCGGCAGCGACGGCCGCGCCATCCGCTGGAGCCGGGCTCGTGCCCGACCAGCGTGCCGCCTAGGCGTCGGCCGTGGACGACCTGCACGCCGCGGCTGCTTGCGCGGCGCCGGCACAAACGCGCCGCCGCCTGCGCTGGCGGCCGCTACCAGCCGTAGGGATAGCCGTAGCCGCCGCGGCCGTAGCCACCGTGGCCTTCGCTCTGGCCGACGCTGATGCTGATGCCGACTTCGCGCGGCTTGCCGTCGTCGTTGTAGTAGGTCTTGCACAGGTTGAGGTTGGCGGCTTGGTAGTTGCTGTTGCCGCCGCGCGAGGAATAGCCGAAGCCGGTGGAGACGCTGCCGTGCACGTCGCCCTTGCAGCGGTCGGCGCGCGCCTGTTCGGCCTCGGCCAGGGCCTGGGTGGCCGCGGCCTTCTGCGCCGAGGCCGAGGTGCCGCTGGTGTCGCCGTAATAGGCGCCTGGCGGGTCGGCCTTGTACACCGGGTCGGTGCCGTAGGTGATCGGCTGCTGCGGCACGCTCAGGTCCAGCGCGCGCTTGGCCGCTTCGCTGTCGCTGCTGCCGCTGTCGGCAGGGGTTTGCGCCATGGCCGGGCCGGCGAGCAGGGCGCAGGCAAGCAGGAAGGATCGTTTCATCGGACGTACGCCAAGGAAAGAAGGGCTGGGTGGCGGCAGCCGCAGCTGCGCGCCACCATGCAGCGACGCTATCAATACCAGGTTGAACCCGGCCTGTCGGCGGCCGGGGATTTTCTTGCCGGTGCCGGACACGGGCCGCGACGTGGCGGCAAACGGCCGTCGCCGGAGCGGTTCCGCTAGCCCTGTTGCAGGACGATATCGATCAGCTGCTGGCCGTAGCGCGCCAGCTTGGTGCCGCCGATGCCGCCGACATGGGCCAGTTCGTCCAGGCTGGTCGGGCGCTGTTCGGCGATGTTGCGCAGGGTGCTGTCGTGGAAGATCACGAACGCCGGCACATTCTGTTCCTTGGCCAGGCCGGCGCGCAGGTCGCGCAGCGCGTTGAACAGGCTCAGGTCCTGCGGCTGCACCGGCACGCCGGTGCGCGGGCTGCCGCTGCGGTCGCTGCGTTCGCGGCCGCGGCTGGGCGCCTCGCGGCGCATCATGATCTGGCGCTCGCCCTTGAGCACCTGGCGGCTGGCGTCGGTCAGGCGCAGGCCGCCGTAGGCGTCGCTGTCCACCTCCAGCAGCCCGGTGGCGACCAGCTGGCGGAACACGCCGCGCCAGGCGCGCGCGTCCAGGTCCTTGCCGATGCCATAGGTGCTGAGCCGGTCGTGGCCGAATTGCTTGATCTTCTCGCCGTCGCTGCCGCGCAGGATGTCGATCAGGTGGCCGACGCCGAAGCGCTGGCCGCTGCGGTAGACGCAGCTCAGCGCCTTCTGCACGGCCACGGTGGCGTCCCAGGCCGCGGCCGGGGTCAGGCAGTTGTCGCAGTTGCCGCAGGGCTGCGGATAGGTCTCGCCGAAGCCGGCCAGCAGCACCTGGCGCCGGCATTGCATCGATTCGCAATAGCCCAGCAACTGGTCGAGCTTGCGCCGCTCCACCCGCTTGCGGTCCTCGCTGGCTTCGCCCTGTTCGATCATCTGCTTGAGCAGCACCACGTCGCCCAGGCCGTAGCACAGCCAGGCCTCGGCGGCTTCGCCGTCGCGCCCGGCGCGGCCGGTTTCCTGGTAGTAGCCTTCCAGCGACTTGGGCAGGTCGGTATGCGCGACGAAGCGCACGTCGGGCTTGTCGATGCCCATGCCGAAGGCGATGGTGGCGCACATCACGACGCCGTCCTCGCGCAGGAAGCGGCGCTGGTTGCCGGCGCGCACCTCGGCCGGCAGGCCGGCGTGGTAGGGCAGGGCGTTGAGCCCTTCCTTGGCCAGGAACTCGGCGGTCTCCTCGACCTTGCGCCGCGACAGGCAGTAGACGATGCCGGCGCTGCCGCGGTGCGCGCGCAGGAAATCCAGCAGCTGGCGGCGGCTGTTGTCCTTCTGCACCACGGTGTAGCGGATGTTGGGGCGGTCGAAGGAGCTGACGAAGTGGCGCGCCTGGGTCAGGTCCAGGCGTTCGGCGATCTCGCGCTGGGTCGGCGGATCGGCGGTGGCGGTCAGGGCGATGCGCGGGATCTGCGGCCAGCGCTCGTGCAGCACGGTGAGCTGGCGGTATTCGGGGCGGAAATCGTGGCCCCATTGCGACACGCAGTGCGCCTCGTCGATCGCGAACAGGGCGATGCGGCTGCGCTCGATCAGCGACAGGAAGCGCGGGGTCAGCAGGCGTTCGGGGGCCACGTACAGCAGGTCCAGCTCGCCGGCCAGCAGCTCGCGCTCGACCCGCTGCGCGGTCTCGCCGTCCAGGGTGGAATTGAGGTATTCGGCGCGCACGCCGAGCTGGCGCAGCGCCTCGACCTGGTCCTGCATCAGCGCGATCAGCGGCGAGATGACGATGCCGGTGCCGTCGCGCAGCAGCGAGGGGATCTGGTAGCACAGCGACTTGCCGCCGCCGGTGGGCATCAGCACCAGCGCGTCCTGGCCGGCGGCGACGTGTTCGACGATGTCCTGCTGCGGACCGCGGAACTGGTCGTAGCCGAATACGCGGCCGAGTACGGAATGGGCGGAAGATTGCATGCGCCTAGGATACCGCGTAGGTCAAGCGCGGCAGTGCGCCGCCACCACGCACCGCGGTGTCAGGCGCCAGCGACCGCGTGCGTAGGCATTGCCCGACGCGCGCGGCGCCTGCCGACGAAGTGGCCGATCACCAGCACCGGCAACGCGACCAGCAGCGCCGCCGAACAGGCCAGCGCCGGCGCGATCGTCGCCAGCACTTGCGCGGGATGGTCGGCGTCGTCTCCGCGGGCCCACACCGCCACTGCCACCAGGCCCGGGCCGCTCAGCAGCACCAGCAGCGCCAGTGCGGTCATCTTCGGCACGCTGCGCTGCTGCGGCTGGCAGCAGTCCACTGCCAGGGCCAGGGCGACGCACGCGGCCCATCCCCCGGCGAACCAGTTCAGCGCGGGAACGAGAAAACTGATGCTGTCGCTGATCGCGGTCAGCACCGCGTTCAGCACCGCGACCAGTTCATTTCCACTCTTGGTGGGCACGCCCGAGTCGTCGAGTTGCGACCCCGCATGAAAGCCGGCGGCCAAGCCAGCCGCGATACCAACGACGCATCCCAGCACGATGGCCAGCAGCGGGCGACGCAGCGAGGGATACGCAGACGGGGCGGTCATCGAACGTCCATGTAGGCGGAGCCGCCGCCTCGCCCGCCAGCATGCAGGACGCTTGCGACCCAGAAGCCCCTTGCGCGGAGCCCCCAGCGTGCAAGCCCCCTTGGTAAGGGCGCGCGCCGAAGGCGCGGGGATTGGAAGCCACGCAGCTGGGCCCCAGAGTTTGCAACGCAAACTCTGGGAGGCCATGCCTGCTGCGCCGGCGTGGTCGTCCCCTTACTGCAGCAGCGACCGCAGCATCCACGCGTACTTCTCGTGGGTCTGCAGGCGCTGGGTCAGCATGTCCACCGACGGGTCGTCGCCGGCGGCGTCGGCGGTCTTGAGCGCCTTGCGCGCGGTGCGGCAAAGCGCCTCGTTGCCGACCACCAGCTGGCGCACCATCTCGCGCCAGTCGGCGCTGTCGCTCAGGCCCGGCTCTTCCGGGATCGAGGTCAGCGCGGCGTATTCCTTGTACGAACCCGGCGCGTTGAAGCCCAGCGCGCGGATGCGCTCGGCGACGTCGTCCAGCGCCGCCCACTGCTCGGTGTACTGGGTCTCGAACATCAGGTGCAGCGAGTTGAACATGGACCCGGTCACGTTCCAATGGAAGTTGTGGGTCTTCAGGTACAGGGTGAACGCGTCGGCCATGAAGTGCGACAGGCCGTCGGCGATCTTCTTGCGGTCGCTGCCGCTGATCCCGATATCGATGTTGGGCGCGGACGGCGCCAGCGCCGCCAGCGGCGTGGTGGATGCGGCCTGCTTGGCGGGGCTCTTGGTCTTGCCGGGGGTCTTGCTCTTGGCCATCAGGAAATCCTCTTGAGGGGTTGGAAACGATATGGCGTCACAATAGACAGACTAAAGCATGCGCTGTTATTCAAAGTTCAACGGCCCCTGATTGATGAGCACTATCGAAAAACACCTGGCCACCCGCCTGCGCGAGCGCCGCGCCGCGATCGACGCGGCGCTGACCCGCGACCGCGGCCGCCTGATGGGCCTATGGTCGCGCTGGCAGGCCGCGCCCGGCAATCCCGCATTGGAGGCGGCGTTCGAGCAGGCGCTGGGCCAGTCGCGGGCGCGCTGCGA includes these proteins:
- the recQ gene encoding DNA helicase RecQ yields the protein MQSSAHSVLGRVFGYDQFRGPQQDIVEHVAAGQDALVLMPTGGGKSLCYQIPSLLRDGTGIVISPLIALMQDQVEALRQLGVRAEYLNSTLDGETAQRVERELLAGELDLLYVAPERLLTPRFLSLIERSRIALFAIDEAHCVSQWGHDFRPEYRQLTVLHERWPQIPRIALTATADPPTQREIAERLDLTQARHFVSSFDRPNIRYTVVQKDNSRRQLLDFLRAHRGSAGIVYCLSRRKVEETAEFLAKEGLNALPYHAGLPAEVRAGNQRRFLREDGVVMCATIAFGMGIDKPDVRFVAHTDLPKSLEGYYQETGRAGRDGEAAEAWLCYGLGDVVLLKQMIEQGEASEDRKRVERRKLDQLLGYCESMQCRRQVLLAGFGETYPQPCGNCDNCLTPAAAWDATVAVQKALSCVYRSGQRFGVGHLIDILRGSDGEKIKQFGHDRLSTYGIGKDLDARAWRGVFRQLVATGLLEVDSDAYGGLRLTDASRQVLKGERQIMMRREAPSRGRERSDRSGSPRTGVPVQPQDLSLFNALRDLRAGLAKEQNVPAFVIFHDSTLRNIAEQRPTSLDELAHVGGIGGTKLARYGQQLIDIVLQQG
- a CDS encoding TonB-dependent receptor, giving the protein MVVSASRTDQPAETAPQTVVVIDQQEIAQQLTISSNSSDLLSSLLPSYTPSRGKMNGSGETLRGRTPLILVDGIPQSNPLRPTGREAHTIDYAMVERIEVIQGANAMNGLGATGGTINLVTRRPQPGALNQHVEVQATVPTTDVDAETTTYRTSYRIDGRRDKLDYLFAVGYEDQGLYLDGDGRAIGTDVTQGDLMATRAYDVHAKLGYWIDDRQELQFSSNRYRIKSKAEYLSVAGDRELGIPTTSVRGRPEGTPPWNDVWTTGLSYAHHDLAGMELKAMVFNQEFEGLFGADNSATFQDPRIAPNGTLYDQSRSVASKWGSKTSLGKDDLLDGRLKLTGGFDTLWDSGKQDLYGTGRTYVPESEYRDLAAFLQGEYRLLPQLTVHGGVRHEDAKLRIDSYQTLARYNRVQVQGGTLSFAETLYNAGAVLAPSERFNVFASYSEGFGMPDVGRVLRSINTPGTTVASLSALQPVLTRNVELGTRLRGEAWDVDVGLFQSRSDYGTRVIAVDGAFQMAREKTRIEGVDASAKYRLNERQRLGLAYAYTRGRYDSDGNGTLDAHLDGLNIAPNRVVGSWSSQWTPRLSSFVQAQYAFGRSFDDPQKRFSGYALVDAALNYRLRQGELRLAVANLLDRQYITYYSQSALVEPDRYFAGRGRTLTVGYGLDF
- a CDS encoding DNA starvation/stationary phase protection protein; translated protein: MAKSKTPGKTKSPAKQAASTTPLAALAPSAPNIDIGISGSDRKKIADGLSHFMADAFTLYLKTHNFHWNVTGSMFNSLHLMFETQYTEQWAALDDVAERIRALGFNAPGSYKEYAALTSIPEEPGLSDSADWREMVRQLVVGNEALCRTARKALKTADAAGDDPSVDMLTQRLQTHEKYAWMLRSLLQ